The genomic window GTCGCCGTGAAGCAATTGGAAGCCGCGATCGGAGCGGTGTTCGGCTTGGCGATCGGCACGCTCTTCGGCGGCATCTTTTGGGGGCTGCTCGCCGCCGGCGCTGCGTTCTACATTCTCGTCCGCATGGGCCTGCAAGATCTCGGCGAGAAGGCCGTGAAGCGCACCGGCACCTTGAAACGCCGGCTGCCGTTCACGATCGATCTGATGGCGCTCATGCTCGAAGCCGGCGGCGGCTTGTTGGAGAGCTTGAAAACGTTGGTCGTCGACCTGCGCGGGCATCCGCTCGGCAACGAGTTGGAATTGATCGTCGGCGAGATCCAACTCGGCCGCTCGATGCACGACAGCCTCGTTCGCTTTCAAAAGCGGGTGCCGGATCCCGACGTCGCCGAGTTGGTTTTTATGATCAACAAAGGAGAAGAGTTCGGCACGCCGCTCGCACAGACCTTTCGCCTCCAGGCCGAGCAGATGCGGTTGAAGCGGTCGCAATGGGCCGAACGCGCGGCCGGTGCGGCGCAGGTGGCGATCGTGATGCCGGGCATCATCATCATGATCGCGTGTTTGCTGATCATCGGAGCCCCGTTCATTTTGTCGGCGTTATACATTTAGCGTTATACATTTAGCAAAGACCGTCGCTCAAGCAGCTCAAACCCTATGCCCGCCAAACTCACCGTCACCGCCGGCCCGCTCCTCGGTTCCGAACTTTGGATCGAGTACGAGGTCGTACGAATCGGCTCGGCCGACGATTGCGAACTGCAGCTCGTCGCAGCGGGCCAAGAGCCGCATGTCGTGACGTTGCGTTACGCCGAGGGCCGGTACCTGCTGTACAACCGGGGTGCGCAGCCGCTCCGCTTAGATGCGAAGCTCGTCGAACCGAATGCTTCGGAGGAATGGCGCAAAGGGAAGACGCTGCAACTTCCAGGCGGTACGTCGCTGCGCATGGAAACGACCGGCGACGGCGCACCCGCTTTGCGTGCCGCTGCGACAGCGCTCCCCACGCTCGCCGCCACGGCCGAGGCGATGCAAGCCGAGGTCGCGGTGCCGCTCGCTCTTCAATCGGTCGAGGGAGCGAAAAAGAAGCAAACCGGTCAAGCGATCGTCATTGCGCTGCTCTTCGCGGCCGCAATCGGCGTGCTTCTAATGGACGACCCGAAGCCGAACGCCGCGGGTACGAAAACGAAAACTTTCGCCGAACTCTCCACCGAACTGCGCAACGATGCTTCCCTGACGCCGGACCTTTGGATTCGTTTCAGCGAGGCCTATACTTCGGCGTATCGCGGACGGGCCGATGCCGCCGAGGTGGCTTACCGCCGCTTGCGCGATCGGATCGAATGGGAGAAAAGCATGTTGGCGCAAGACGGCCGTGCCGTCCCGGCGTCGTTGCTCGAGGCCGATGCCTACGTCAAACACCGGCTCGGCGAGAAGCGTTAATCCTCCGAATCGAAAAGCCTTTAGGATCTGCACGACATGCCCAGCGCCGGTGATTTCGAAACGTGGGAACTGCTCGGACGCAACGCCTACGGCGCCGTCTATCGAGGCGTGCAGTTTTCGTTGAAGCGCGACGTCGCGATCTTCGAGCTCGATGCTGGCTTGCGCAAGGAAGCCGAACACTCGCCCCGTTTTTGGGACGACGTTACGCAAATCGCACAACTCACCGACGACGCGCTCGTGCCGGTGTTTGCGATCGATCGCAAGCTCGGATGGATCGTGATGGAGCTGATGTCGGGCCACTGCGGACAATTGCTCGACAAGCCGCTGTCGGTCGAGGTCGCGCGGTCGATCTTGCGGCAAGGGCTGGCGGGCCTGCGCCGGTTGCACGAAGCCGGCCGCACGCACGGCGATCTTCGGCCGGCGACGTTGCTCATTCATCGCAGCGGTCGAGTGAAACTGAGCTTTGCGCTCGGCGCGGCGATGACAGGAGGCTTGCCGTATCAACGGCGCGAGATGAAGTATATCGCGCCGGAATTGGTAAGCCCCGCGCTCGGCGAGTTCGGGCCGCGAGCCGATTTATATTGCCTCGGCTTCAGCGTGTTGGAATTGTTGCTCGGCCCTAAGTTCGCGACGCGCTTCGCCGGCGTCGGCAACGAAAGCGAAGCCGACAACCGGACTGCTTGGATGCGCTGGCATGCCGACGAAGCGGCCCGCTTGCCGAACGTCGAAGAATTGGTTCCCGGCGCGGCGGGCCCGTTGGGGGTCGTCCTCGATCGGCTGTTGAAGAAGCGCTCGGCCGATCGTTTCGCTTCGGCGGAAGAAGCGCTGGCGCTCTTGGCCGAAGCGCCGCTCGTGCCGGTGATCGCTCCGGGAAGCGCGGCCGACGGTTCTGCGGGAGGAGCGGCGTTGGTTGGAGAAGTCGATAAGTTGCTCGATCCCTCGTCGCGATACGACGTCGTCGCTCCGGCATCGTCCGGTGGAGCGGCCGGTGCGTCGGCATCGGCTTCATCGCAGCCGCGCAAGCAGGTTGCGGCGCCGTCGAAAGGAGCTGCGGCGAATGTGAAGAATAAGAAGTCGCAACTCCCGGCGATTCTCGTCGGTCTCGGCTTCGCGGCGATCGTCGGTTGGATCGTTCTTTCCGATAGTCGAAAGTCGGGGCCTGCTGTCGATGATGCGGCCTCTAAGGTTCCTGCATTGAGCGAGCCGCCGCCGAAAGAGGTGCCGAAGCCGGCCGCGGTCGTGAACCAGCCGCCGGTGCTGACGTTGCCGGCCGAACAGACGATCACGGCCGAGTCGCCGTTTCGAACGACGATCAAAGCCGTCGATCCCGACGTGCCGCCGAACGTCGTTCGCTATCGCTTGGTGGATGGCCCGAGCGGCGCTCTCTTGGATGCCGCGACGGGCGTATTCGCTTGGACTCCGCCGGCGATCGATGCACCGCAACGAGTGGAACTGAATGTCGTCGCGGAAGACGACGCGACGCCGAAGCAAAGCGCTGCGGGAAAATTCGTGTTGCAAATAATACCGCGCAACAAGCCTCCGACGATCGACCCGATTGCCGATGCCGTCGTCGAGTTGCCGCTCGATCCGGAGATCGATGTGCCGGCCGTTTCGCTGCGCGTGCGCGCGACCGATCCCGACGATCCGGGCGGGCTGCCGCGGTTCGTGTTGGTCGAGCCTGCGCTTCCCGGCGCCAAGCTAGACGCCCGCACCGGACGATTCACGTTCACGCCGCCGGACGCCGCGCTCCTGAAACCGGGGAGCTATCCCGTGGCGATCGAAGTATTCGATCAGGGTTCGATCCCGGCGTCGACGAAAGCTGAGTTTAAGATCATCGTGAAATCGACCGCTCCTTAATCGTGCGTGCCGAATCGTACTTATCAGGTGAATTATGGTCGTGTGTCGTGTTGCTTTCGTCTTACTGCTGGCCGTGTGCTGCGGTGCGTCGCAGTTTATGCACCAAGCAAGGGGCGCGCAAGGCCCGACGGAGTTGGTCGCCGCGGGGAATGCCTCGCTCACGGCCGGCAACGAGGAGGAGGCGTTGAAATCGTTTTCGGACGTGTTGCGCGCGGAGCCCGCGAACGTCGGGGCGAAGGTCGGTCGGGCCGAGATTGCGATGCGCCGCGAGTTGTACCCTCAGGCGATCGCGGGCTTCTCCGCCGCCGTCGCCGCCGAGCCGAACAGCGCCGCACATTATGCACGCCGCGCGGCCGCCTATGCCGGCGACTTGCAATATGCCCCGGCCGTGGCCGATTGGACGCTTGCGATCGAACGCGATGCGAAGCAGCCGGCCTATCTAGTCGGCCGCGGCGATGCCTACCTCGCGCAGAAAAACACCGACGCCGCTCTGACCGACTACATCGCCGCCGTGCGTGGTTTTCCCGACTATCTGCCCGGGTTCTTGCGATTGGCCCGAACGCAGTTGCGAGTGAAAAAGGACTTGAGCCGGGCCGCGAGCACTTACACCGATGCGCTCCGGATCGATCCGAAGTGCGTCGAGGCATTGGTCGGCCGGGGAGATACTTATCTGCAAGACGAACAATACTCGGTCGCTCTACGCGATCTCACGCAGGCCGTCGAGTTGAAGAAAGACGATGCGCCGGCGCGAAGCTTGCGCGGCGATGTCGAACTGCTGCACGGCCATTACAAGGAGTCGGTCGCCGACTACCGCAAAGCGGTTGAGCTTGAGCCGCGCAACGCGCTGTTTCATTGCGACCTCGGCTGCGCGCTCGTTCGGTCGGAAGACTACGCGGGCGCGATCAAGAGCCTGAAGCGCTCGGCGAAGCTCGACCCGAAGATGAGCCGCGCGTTCATCTATCTAGCGGTCGCGGAGTTTTCGCAGGGGAACCAGTCGGCCGCGCAAGCCGCTTTGGACGGCGCGAAAAAACTCGACGACAAATGGAAGGACGCGAAACTCGAACGCCGGCATTCGCGCTTCATCGCGTTTGCCAACGGCACCGATAAGCCGGTCGAGGTGAAGGTATGGTATTTCACCGATGCGATCGACGGACGTTTAGCGTGGTATCCTGCGGAGCCTGGGCAAGGAGAACCGATCACACACAAGATCAAAGCCCACGACACACTGTATCCAGCGTACAAAGGAATGCGGCTTCCCGTCGCGAAGCTCCGCTTTACGGTGCGCGCGGACGACGGCTCGTTCACGATCGATCGTTTTCAAAACACGGATTTGGACGCCGCGCCGACAGGGGGATACATTGATACTGCACCTCAAACATTCAGTTTCCCGATCGTTTTGCCCGAAAAATGACGGTTGCCGAAAATATCGCGCGGGATGTGTAACATTCGCCGGCGTCTTGCGCTTTCGCTGGGTAGAGCCGATCGAAGTCCTTCAGATTTGGGAGTCGTGGTCATGCGAAACTTCGTCCGATTCGTGATGTGCGTCGGCTTGATGGTTTCGGCAGGCGCGCAAATCGGATCCGCCGCCGAAGAAGACATCATCATCAAGAAGCCGGCGGCTAAGAAAGTTCCGCTCGATCTCGACGCGGTTCCCGGCCGGCGCTACGGCCTGCTGGTCGGCGTGAACGACTACACCTATTTCAGCGATCTCGCTTACTGCAACGACGACATCGGCAGCTTGAGCGATGCTCTCCAAAAGTCGGGCTTCGATGCACGAGACTTGACGGTGCTGCGCGATGGGCTGACCGATCATCATCTGCTGCCGTTTCGCAACAACATTCTCACGCAGCTGAAGAACTTGCTCGAGTCGGTACGCACGAACGACTTGGTGATCGTTGCCTTCAGCGGCCACGGCGTGCATCTCGCCGGCAAGAGTTATCTCTGCCCGACCGACTCGCAACTCGACCGCGCGGGCGAGACGATGATTCCGCTCGACACGCTGTATGA from Planctomycetia bacterium includes these protein-coding regions:
- a CDS encoding tetratricopeptide repeat protein, with the translated sequence MCRVAFVLLLAVCCGASQFMHQARGAQGPTELVAAGNASLTAGNEEEALKSFSDVLRAEPANVGAKVGRAEIAMRRELYPQAIAGFSAAVAAEPNSAAHYARRAAAYAGDLQYAPAVADWTLAIERDAKQPAYLVGRGDAYLAQKNTDAALTDYIAAVRGFPDYLPGFLRLARTQLRVKKDLSRAASTYTDALRIDPKCVEALVGRGDTYLQDEQYSVALRDLTQAVELKKDDAPARSLRGDVELLHGHYKESVADYRKAVELEPRNALFHCDLGCALVRSEDYAGAIKSLKRSAKLDPKMSRAFIYLAVAEFSQGNQSAAQAALDGAKKLDDKWKDAKLERRHSRFIAFANGTDKPVEVKVWYFTDAIDGRLAWYPAEPGQGEPITHKIKAHDTLYPAYKGMRLPVAKLRFTVRADDGSFTIDRFQNTDLDAAPTGGYIDTAPQTFSFPIVLPEK
- a CDS encoding putative Ig domain-containing protein — translated: MPSAGDFETWELLGRNAYGAVYRGVQFSLKRDVAIFELDAGLRKEAEHSPRFWDDVTQIAQLTDDALVPVFAIDRKLGWIVMELMSGHCGQLLDKPLSVEVARSILRQGLAGLRRLHEAGRTHGDLRPATLLIHRSGRVKLSFALGAAMTGGLPYQRREMKYIAPELVSPALGEFGPRADLYCLGFSVLELLLGPKFATRFAGVGNESEADNRTAWMRWHADEAARLPNVEELVPGAAGPLGVVLDRLLKKRSADRFASAEEALALLAEAPLVPVIAPGSAADGSAGGAALVGEVDKLLDPSSRYDVVAPASSGGAAGASASASSQPRKQVAAPSKGAAANVKNKKSQLPAILVGLGFAAIVGWIVLSDSRKSGPAVDDAASKVPALSEPPPKEVPKPAAVVNQPPVLTLPAEQTITAESPFRTTIKAVDPDVPPNVVRYRLVDGPSGALLDAATGVFAWTPPAIDAPQRVELNVVAEDDATPKQSAAGKFVLQIIPRNKPPTIDPIADAVVELPLDPEIDVPAVSLRVRATDPDDPGGLPRFVLVEPALPGAKLDARTGRFTFTPPDAALLKPGSYPVAIEVFDQGSIPASTKAEFKIIVKSTAP
- a CDS encoding type II secretion system F family protein, with the translated sequence MDRIQWLLCGSATAAGAVALFAWLVLRLAWRPRVREAAAWEFEAARRLRLAEKNSAYRWFEPLVDELAARARRAPQKVEEIGRNLIAVDEPLPWKPEEYVAVKQLEAAIGAVFGLAIGTLFGGIFWGLLAAGAAFYILVRMGLQDLGEKAVKRTGTLKRRLPFTIDLMALMLEAGGGLLESLKTLVVDLRGHPLGNELELIVGEIQLGRSMHDSLVRFQKRVPDPDVAELVFMINKGEEFGTPLAQTFRLQAEQMRLKRSQWAERAAGAAQVAIVMPGIIIMIACLLIIGAPFILSALYI